Within Pseudomonas alloputida, the genomic segment CGATGGCGTAGCCGGGGCGCACGATGTGGGCGTTTTCCATGCCACGGATGGAACGCACGAGCTCCAACTGCACGTCGAACGGCAGCGAAGTGGAAATACCGTTGGGATACAACTCATGGGTGTTCAAGCCTTCCGGCTCGATGAACACCTGGTGGCTTTCCTTGTCGGCAAAGCGGTGGATCTTGTCTTCGATAGACGGACAGTAGCGCGGACCGACACCTTCGATCACGCCCGAGTACATCGGTGAACGGTCGAGGTTCGACGCAATGATCTCGTGGGTGCGCGCATTGGTGTGGGTAATCCAGCAGCTCACCTGTCGCGGGTGCATTTCGGCATTGCCCATGAACGACATCACCGGGATCGGCGTATCGCCTGGCTGTTCGGTCATTACCGAGAAGTCCACCGAGCGGCCGTCAATGCGTGGCGGGGTACCGGTTTTCAGGCGGCCGACGCGCAACGGCAGTTCACGCATGCGGTGGGCCAGGGCAATCGAAGGTGGATCACCGGCGCGACCACCGGAATGGTTTTGCAGACCAATGTGGATAAGGCCGCCGAGGAAGGTACCGGTAGTCAGCACCACAGATTCGGCAAAGAAACGCAGGCCCATCTGGGTCACCACGCCTTTGACCTGGTCCTGCTCGACGATCAGGTCGTCGCAGGACTGCTGGAATATCCACAGGTTTGGCTGGTTTTCCAGGATTTCACGTACCACTGCCTTGTAGATGGCGCGGTCGGCTTGCGCACGGGTGGCACGTACGGCCGGGCCCTTGCGGTTGTTCAGAACGCGGAACTGGATGCCGCTCTTGTCGGTGGCCAGCGCCATGGCGCCGCCGAGCGCATCGATCTCTTTGACCAGATGGCTTTTGCCAATACCGCCGATGGCGGGGTTGCAGCTCATGTGACCGAGGGTTTCCACGTTATGGGTCAGCAGCAGGGTTTTCACACCCATGCGTGCAGACGCAAGCGCAGCCTCGGTACCGGCATGGCCGCCGCCGATGACGATCACGTCAAAACGGGAAGGGAAATCCACCACGCACCTCGTGCCTGTTTTTGCGAATAGAGAAGGTAAGCGGACAAGTATAGGGACTTCCCCCCCAGTAAAGAAACCGTCTGAGCAAATTTTGACCAGTCTGTGGATGAGTGGCAAACAACAGAAATCAGAGAGAAGAAATTTAAAAAGCTTTGTTTTTATGTTTATTCTTATGCACAGCGACTTCTGTGGATAAAGTCCTGCATCCCAATAATGTCGCTATGTAGAGAGAAATTAAACCCTGTGCCTGGAGTGCCATGAGGGCTCTGGATAACGTCATTTAGCCTGTGGATTAAATGGCTGTTTACCCACAGGCGGGTTTTTCCTCAGAAAAAAAGCCCGCTTATCAACTGAGCTGAAGGCGACTTTTCCACAGGGCTCCTGAGCACAGTTTTCAAACCGAGCAGGGAAAATTCATCGCGCTGGCGGCTAGGCATGGTCAGGTTGGAGCGGTCGAGCCCGCGAAAGGATGGGTACATCCACAGAGATCTGGTGCTTGTAAGAGCTTCATCA encodes:
- the mnmG gene encoding tRNA uridine-5-carboxymethylaminomethyl(34) synthesis enzyme MnmG encodes the protein MDFPSRFDVIVIGGGHAGTEAALASARMGVKTLLLTHNVETLGHMSCNPAIGGIGKSHLVKEIDALGGAMALATDKSGIQFRVLNNRKGPAVRATRAQADRAIYKAVVREILENQPNLWIFQQSCDDLIVEQDQVKGVVTQMGLRFFAESVVLTTGTFLGGLIHIGLQNHSGGRAGDPPSIALAHRMRELPLRVGRLKTGTPPRIDGRSVDFSVMTEQPGDTPIPVMSFMGNAEMHPRQVSCWITHTNARTHEIIASNLDRSPMYSGVIEGVGPRYCPSIEDKIHRFADKESHQVFIEPEGLNTHELYPNGISTSLPFDVQLELVRSIRGMENAHIVRPGYAIEYDYFDPRDLKYSLETKVIGGLFFAGQINGTTGYEEAGAQGLLAGTNAALRAQGRDSWCPRRDEAYIGVLVDDLITLGTQEPYRMFTSRAEYRLILREDNADLRLTEKGRELGLIDDQRWAAFCAKRDGIEREEQRLKSTWVRPNTEQGQAIVDKFGTPLSHEYSLLNLLARPEIDYAGLIEATGGEAIDPQVAEQVEIRTKYAGYIDRQQDEIARLRASEDTRLPVDIDYTTISGLSKEIQGKLSQTRPQTLGQASRIPGVTPAAISLLLIHLKKRGAGRELEQSA